Proteins encoded by one window of Candidatus Neomarinimicrobiota bacterium:
- a CDS encoding 30S ribosomal protein S21, producing MVEVTVRNGEQLERALRRFKKKWERAGVLREVKRKSFYIKPSDEQRAAKKKAVRRRLRFARYGK from the coding sequence ATGGTTGAAGTTACTGTAAGAAACGGAGAACAACTCGAACGGGCATTACGTCGCTTTAAAAAGAAGTGGGAACGTGCCGGTGTTTTACGTGAAGTCAAACGAAAATCATTCTATATCAAACCAAGCGATGAGCAACGCGCTGCAAAGAAAAAAGCAGTTCGAAGGCGTTTACGTTTTGCGAGGTATGGCAAATAA